From a single Collimonas pratensis genomic region:
- a CDS encoding fimbria/pilus outer membrane usher protein, whose product MKNTSRWRLTRYLAASLIACQIPALATAEQPVAEQEILLAVVVNDRKLTDATLILRTAANGIIVPSQLLTEARLRLPTTAAISSHQENYYPLDALPGVRAEIDSSTQTLLIHAPAAAFTDSEFDLGEYRQLLEQASETGAFLNYDINYAKGQGQNNLSAVTEVGVFSGGGTYTSRFVGQDLTGARSVFRLDSQYTRDFPQQQATLVVGDSVTGSSSFSRQVYFGGLQWHTKFSTIPGYQPIPLPAFSGTAAAPSVVDIYVDNVLRLKQPVDTGPFTINNLPVYAGQGNVQMVVHDVLGRQQVYTQSYITSAQLLRQGSKDVSYEVGALRNNFGSKDSDYGQVFSSATVRYGISDSSTLETHGEVMRGRESLAIGGAFALKDIGMVSGGVAASNSERGNDTQQYLQFDRQGSGYALTLRAQTAGARFWQLGLGDDILAPAQQIQAQTNFAIGKSTNLAFGYLSQVNRGQDNIRAVNAGLNFNLRRYGTISVGLLKSLTQDRPLSANVVWVIPLEHQSFVQLVANGQPGSKSFSAEYQQAAPQEGGWGYRARKSLFDNGGEDVGVNYLGTTGEYTMSANHVDSQSNLQLEARGGIALLGGHARATRWMDDSFAMVEVPVSQPIDIYANNIKVGHTDKDGVGFIPRLVAYEPNNVYLDTAGLPLSMTLDLNQKSVTPGPRTGSLLKFSAQQNQSATLVLRDRQGAPLATGTRVYLNGAAEAQEVALRGQVFIPAMTYPAKIAVTDNTGQAICSFGIPIPARIEAFPMLGPFACDREMK is encoded by the coding sequence TTGAAGAACACCTCACGCTGGAGGCTGACCAGGTATCTAGCCGCTAGCCTGATCGCCTGCCAGATCCCGGCGCTGGCAACAGCGGAACAGCCAGTGGCAGAGCAGGAAATCCTATTGGCCGTTGTCGTCAACGACAGGAAATTGACCGACGCAACGCTTATTCTGCGCACTGCGGCAAATGGCATCATTGTGCCGTCGCAGCTATTGACGGAGGCCCGCTTGCGCTTGCCGACTACCGCCGCCATCAGCAGCCATCAGGAAAATTATTATCCGCTGGACGCCCTGCCCGGCGTGCGTGCCGAAATCGACAGCAGCACCCAGACGCTGCTGATCCACGCGCCCGCTGCCGCCTTCACCGACTCGGAATTCGATCTTGGCGAATATCGCCAATTGTTGGAGCAGGCGTCCGAAACCGGCGCCTTCCTCAACTACGATATCAACTACGCCAAGGGACAGGGCCAGAACAATCTTTCCGCGGTGACGGAAGTCGGCGTGTTCAGCGGCGGCGGTACCTACACCAGCCGTTTCGTCGGCCAGGACCTGACCGGCGCGCGTTCGGTGTTCCGGCTCGACAGCCAGTACACCCGCGACTTCCCGCAGCAGCAGGCAACCCTGGTAGTGGGCGACAGCGTCACCGGCAGCAGTTCCTTTTCGCGCCAGGTGTATTTCGGCGGCCTGCAGTGGCACACCAAATTCTCTACCATTCCCGGCTACCAGCCGATTCCGCTGCCTGCCTTCAGCGGCACCGCGGCGGCGCCTTCGGTGGTCGATATCTACGTCGACAACGTCCTGCGCCTCAAGCAGCCGGTCGACACCGGTCCGTTCACCATCAATAACCTGCCGGTGTATGCCGGCCAGGGCAATGTGCAGATGGTGGTGCACGACGTGCTGGGGCGGCAGCAGGTCTACACCCAAAGCTACATCACCAGTGCTCAGCTGCTGCGGCAAGGCAGCAAGGATGTGTCTTATGAAGTCGGGGCGCTGCGCAATAATTTCGGCAGCAAAGATAGCGATTACGGCCAGGTCTTCAGCTCCGCCACCGTGCGCTACGGGATCAGCGACAGCAGCACGCTGGAAACCCATGGCGAGGTGATGCGCGGACGTGAATCGCTAGCCATCGGCGGCGCCTTCGCGCTCAAGGATATCGGCATGGTGAGCGGCGGCGTCGCTGCCAGCAATTCCGAGCGCGGCAACGACACCCAGCAATACCTGCAGTTCGACCGCCAGGGCAGCGGCTACGCTTTGACCCTGCGCGCGCAGACTGCCGGCGCGCGCTTCTGGCAGTTGGGCCTGGGCGACGACATCCTGGCGCCGGCGCAACAGATCCAGGCGCAGACCAACTTCGCTATCGGCAAAAGCACCAACCTGGCGTTCGGCTACCTGAGCCAGGTCAATCGCGGCCAGGACAACATACGCGCAGTGAATGCCGGCCTCAATTTCAATCTGCGACGTTATGGCACCATCAGTGTCGGCCTGCTTAAATCGCTGACGCAGGACCGGCCGTTGTCGGCCAATGTGGTGTGGGTGATTCCGCTGGAACACCAGAGCTTTGTTCAGCTGGTGGCTAACGGCCAGCCCGGCAGCAAATCCTTCAGCGCTGAATACCAGCAAGCCGCGCCGCAGGAAGGCGGCTGGGGCTACCGCGCGCGCAAGAGCCTGTTCGACAACGGCGGCGAGGATGTCGGCGTCAATTATCTGGGCACCACCGGCGAATATACGATGAGCGCGAATCATGTCGATAGCCAAAGCAATCTGCAGCTGGAAGCGCGCGGCGGCATCGCCCTGCTCGGCGGCCATGCACGGGCGACGCGCTGGATGGACGACAGCTTCGCCATGGTGGAAGTGCCGGTATCCCAGCCTATCGACATCTATGCCAACAACATCAAGGTCGGCCACACCGACAAGGACGGCGTCGGCTTCATTCCGCGCCTGGTTGCCTACGAGCCGAATAACGTTTACCTGGACACCGCCGGCCTGCCGCTGTCGATGACGCTGGACCTGAACCAGAAATCGGTGACGCCCGGCCCGCGCACCGGCAGTCTGCTGAAGTTCAGCGCGCAGCAGAACCAGAGTGCGACGCTGGTGCTCAGGGATCGACAGGGAGCCCCGCTTGCCACCGGCACTCGCGTGTATTTGAATGGTGCTGCCGAAGCACAGGAAGTGGCCTTGCGCGGACAAGTCTTTATTCCTGCGATGACCTATCCTGCCAAAATTGCAGTCACCGACAATACAGGCCAGGCAATTTGCAGTTTCGGAATCCCGATCCCCGCCAGGATCGAGGCTTTCCCGATGCTGGGACCGTTTGCCTGCGATCGAGAGATGAAATGA
- a CDS encoding spore coat U domain-containing protein → MKHALKCLLSLSLFALPLSAHALLATCTVSATGITFPAYTSPGGATANSTGDIAVTCTATLVIGTGSYTIALNAGSGTFVNRTLKSGANALTYNVYTDSARSIVWGDGTGVTQTESDSYLILLTPTTRHYTPYGRIPAAQNKPAGTYTDTLTVTITY, encoded by the coding sequence ATGAAACACGCTTTGAAATGCTTGTTATCCCTAAGTCTGTTCGCGCTGCCGCTAAGCGCCCATGCCCTGCTCGCAACATGCACCGTAAGCGCTACCGGTATCACGTTTCCTGCCTATACCTCTCCCGGCGGCGCCACCGCAAACAGCACTGGCGACATTGCCGTCACCTGCACCGCCACGCTGGTGATCGGCACCGGCAGCTATACCATTGCCCTTAACGCGGGAAGCGGCACCTTTGTCAACCGCACTTTAAAATCGGGCGCCAATGCACTCACCTACAATGTCTACACCGACAGCGCCCGCAGCATCGTCTGGGGCGATGGCACCGGCGTCACGCAAACCGAATCCGACAGCTATCTGATTCTGCTGACCCCCACGACACGCCACTACACACCGTATGGCCGCATCCCGGCTGCGCAAAACAAACCGGCAGGAACTTATACCGATACCTTGACCGTCACTATCACTTACTAG
- a CDS encoding RrF2 family transcriptional regulator has protein sequence MQFTKFTDFGLRVLMYLAATPEQGVITVGELASHYDIPKNHLNKVVNRLVKLGWVSATPGRNGGLRLAQAPASLKLGDILSALEGDKGLVDCDEPPCVLRGSCHLKRVLDIGQREFYAGMNRHSLAELVMPPTSTAIARMQFQPMAVH, from the coding sequence ATGCAATTCACCAAATTTACAGATTTCGGTTTGCGCGTCTTGATGTATCTGGCGGCGACGCCGGAGCAGGGTGTGATTACGGTGGGCGAGCTGGCGAGTCATTACGACATTCCCAAGAATCACCTGAACAAGGTGGTCAACCGCCTGGTCAAGCTGGGCTGGGTCAGCGCCACGCCCGGCCGCAACGGCGGCCTGCGGCTGGCGCAGGCGCCGGCCAGCCTGAAGCTGGGCGATATCCTGAGTGCGCTGGAAGGCGACAAAGGCCTGGTGGATTGCGACGAACCGCCTTGTGTGCTGCGCGGCAGCTGTCATCTGAAGCGGGTGCTGGATATCGGCCAGCGCGAATTCTATGCCGGCATGAACCGGCATAGCCTGGCGGAACTGGTCATGCCGCCGACGTCGACGGCGATTGCGCGCATGCAGTTCCAGCCGATGGCGGTCCATTGA
- a CDS encoding HlyD family secretion protein produces MSHSDSQVIKDLAAEEAVAKAEAKASTQKRKKLFGALVGVILVAGLGYAAYWHFIGSRYVSTDNAYTAVEISQLTPAINGIVADVKVVDTQAVKKGQVLVVIDDSDAKLALAQAEADLGRAQRRVQGYFANDSGLAAQVLAREAEQKRAAAQTISAQADLQRAELDYHRREALSKSGSVSGEELSNAHSALLTMQANLKVAEAGEVQAKANRFATVGAQKASTVLTADTTVDTNPEVALARAKRDQAKLDLERTVLRAPVDGVIARRQVQIGQRVQAGTVLLSVVPTQLMHVDANFKEGQLTQVKIGQPVTMKADLYGGSVEYHGTVEGMSGGSGSAFAVIPAQNATGNWIKVVQRLPVRISVDPKQLLQQPLSVGLSMEVEIDTRAAKAVPSSAM; encoded by the coding sequence ATGTCACACAGCGATTCACAAGTCATCAAGGACCTGGCGGCAGAAGAAGCGGTTGCCAAGGCAGAGGCCAAGGCTAGCACCCAAAAGCGCAAGAAACTGTTCGGCGCCCTGGTGGGGGTGATCCTGGTTGCCGGCCTAGGTTATGCCGCTTACTGGCACTTCATCGGCTCGCGCTATGTCAGCACCGACAACGCCTATACCGCGGTCGAAATCTCGCAGCTGACGCCGGCCATCAACGGCATCGTCGCCGATGTCAAGGTAGTCGATACCCAGGCGGTGAAAAAGGGCCAGGTGCTGGTGGTGATCGACGACAGCGACGCCAAGCTGGCGCTGGCGCAGGCCGAAGCCGACCTGGGCCGGGCGCAGCGCCGGGTGCAGGGATATTTTGCCAACGACAGCGGGCTGGCGGCGCAGGTGCTGGCGCGCGAAGCGGAGCAGAAACGGGCCGCGGCGCAGACCATTTCGGCGCAGGCCGACCTGCAGCGTGCCGAGCTCGACTATCATCGCCGCGAAGCACTGTCGAAATCAGGTTCGGTCTCGGGTGAAGAACTGAGCAATGCGCACAGCGCCTTGCTGACCATGCAAGCCAATTTGAAAGTGGCGGAAGCCGGCGAGGTGCAGGCCAAGGCCAATCGTTTTGCCACCGTGGGCGCACAAAAAGCCAGTACGGTGCTGACCGCTGACACCACCGTCGACACCAATCCGGAAGTGGCGCTGGCGCGCGCCAAGCGCGACCAGGCCAAGCTGGACCTGGAGCGCACCGTGCTGCGGGCGCCGGTGGATGGCGTGATCGCGCGCCGCCAGGTGCAGATCGGCCAGCGGGTGCAGGCTGGTACCGTCTTGCTGTCGGTGGTGCCGACCCAACTGATGCATGTCGACGCCAATTTCAAGGAAGGCCAGCTGACCCAGGTCAAGATCGGCCAGCCGGTCACCATGAAGGCCGATCTCTACGGCGGCTCGGTGGAATACCACGGCACGGTCGAAGGCATGTCCGGCGGCAGCGGCTCGGCCTTCGCCGTGATTCCGGCGCAGAACGCGACCGGCAACTGGATCAAGGTGGTGCAGCGGCTGCCGGTGCGGATCTCGGTCGATCCCAAACAGCTGCTGCAGCAGCCGCTGAGCGTCGGCCTGTCGATGGAAGTCGAGATTGATACCCGCGCCGCTAAAGCCGTGCCTTCCTCCGCCATGTAA
- a CDS encoding molecular chaperone — protein sequence MLNKWRQLLAAALCAGATATACAASFNVNPIGFDLTTERSSGVLQIRNTGEQPVRIQVQAVDWSTDGSKEVLSDTDALLLNPPIFSIEPGQLQFLRFGLRRPENSASEKSYRLLIDEVPQAGSQGPGLRTLLRVSIPVFITPKIRQEKISWQLKRVAGALLLSAANEGNVHSKINQLRLSNGDDKDALQINAPAYVLPGQRKEWPLANGKIRDGAVRLHILTDKGEIEEHLTLEADQVSSR from the coding sequence ATGCTGAATAAATGGCGACAGCTGCTGGCCGCCGCGTTGTGCGCCGGCGCCACAGCCACGGCATGCGCTGCCTCGTTCAACGTCAACCCGATCGGCTTCGACCTCACCACGGAGCGCAGTTCCGGCGTCCTGCAGATCAGGAACACCGGCGAGCAGCCGGTGCGCATCCAGGTGCAGGCGGTTGACTGGAGCACCGATGGCAGCAAGGAGGTATTGAGCGATACCGATGCGCTGCTGCTGAATCCGCCGATCTTCAGCATCGAACCGGGGCAGCTGCAGTTTCTGCGCTTTGGCCTGCGTCGTCCGGAGAATTCAGCCAGCGAGAAAAGCTACCGGCTGCTGATCGATGAAGTGCCGCAGGCCGGTTCGCAAGGCCCCGGCCTGCGCACATTGCTGAGGGTCAGCATCCCGGTATTCATCACACCCAAGATCCGGCAGGAAAAAATTTCCTGGCAACTCAAGCGCGTGGCTGGCGCCTTGCTGCTGAGCGCCGCCAACGAGGGCAACGTGCACAGCAAGATCAACCAGCTGCGGCTCAGCAACGGCGACGACAAGGACGCTCTGCAGATCAATGCTCCTGCTTATGTTTTGCCGGGCCAGCGCAAGGAATGGCCCCTGGCGAACGGAAAAATCCGTGACGGCGCGGTCCGGCTGCACATTCTGACAGACAAGGGCGAGATTGAAGAACACCTCACGCTGGAGGCTGACCAGGTATCTAGCCGCTAG
- a CDS encoding TetR/AcrR family transcriptional regulator yields the protein MRKKSEERRQAIIDVAATIFNETGFERTSMSEISTRLGGSKATLYNYFSSKEEIFVETMRQQIGQHYEAVFEQLVENDDLRLTLQRLGTKYLQVILMPEVVAVKRQVLSHAERWDIGKMLYERGPKAGWTRVADFLKKAMDKQQLRKADGWVAALQLRGLVESEWMEMRMLGVVTGRHRSRSRILPSAPSMPSCAFMRLRPAPASMQTRASIKKADLSIGLLN from the coding sequence ATGCGCAAGAAAAGCGAGGAACGACGACAGGCCATCATCGATGTCGCGGCAACGATCTTTAATGAAACAGGATTTGAACGAACATCCATGTCGGAAATATCGACGCGCCTGGGAGGATCGAAAGCGACCCTGTACAACTATTTTTCCTCCAAGGAGGAAATTTTTGTCGAAACCATGCGCCAGCAGATCGGCCAGCACTATGAAGCAGTATTCGAACAACTGGTCGAGAACGACGATCTGCGCCTGACCCTGCAGCGCTTGGGAACAAAGTACCTGCAAGTGATCCTGATGCCGGAAGTGGTGGCGGTGAAACGCCAGGTGCTGTCCCACGCCGAACGCTGGGATATCGGCAAGATGCTGTATGAACGCGGTCCGAAAGCGGGCTGGACCCGGGTCGCCGATTTCCTGAAGAAGGCCATGGACAAGCAGCAGTTGCGCAAGGCTGACGGCTGGGTGGCGGCCCTGCAATTGCGCGGGCTGGTGGAAAGCGAATGGATGGAAATGCGGATGCTGGGCGTGGTGACGGGGCGACACCGGAGCAGATCAAGGATTCTACCGAGCGCGCCATCGATGCCTTCATGCGCATTTATGCGCCTTAGGCCAGCGCCCGCGTCAATGCAAACGCGAGCGAGCATAAAAAAAGCCGATCTTTCGATCGGCCTTCTTAACTGA
- a CDS encoding efflux transporter outer membrane subunit, whose amino-acid sequence MQGSRFSSHISPYAVPGLRGVATLCVLAFALSGCAQFSDIGARAEPKDIASYQASQQLAGSAVAWPDDQWWVVYGDKQLDTLIGEGLQGAPSLAAAQARLLKAEGNAQQQGAALLPQVSANASVNYMKQSYNNGVPAEFVPQGYNNEGSATLNFSYEIDFWGKNRAALAAATSELEAARADAAQARITLSTSIAAAYAEFERLLSQRDTAEAALQVRRETYDLFEQRRVNGLETLGSVKQVLARRAMAEADLLNVTESINLQRNKLATLVGAGPDRGLRLLRPEIDMSHPFGMPQQLPVNLLGRRPDVVASRLRVEAAAKQIKVAKAQFYPNVNLTAYLGLQALGLGMLSKAGSDVGSISPAISLPIFEGGRLRGQFRSASGSYDEAVANYDSAVTQALQDVADVAVSEKALSGRLDKTQEAVTAADDAYRIARNRYEGGLATYLDVLNAQDTLLTNQRELSTLRSRLFALDVALVRALGGGYQHDQQRQLAAR is encoded by the coding sequence ATGCAAGGCTCCCGTTTTTCCTCACATATTTCACCTTATGCCGTGCCTGGCTTGCGCGGAGTCGCAACCCTGTGCGTGCTGGCATTCGCTCTCAGCGGCTGCGCGCAATTTTCCGACATCGGCGCCCGCGCCGAGCCGAAAGACATCGCATCCTATCAAGCCTCGCAGCAGCTGGCCGGCAGCGCCGTGGCCTGGCCGGATGATCAATGGTGGGTCGTCTATGGCGACAAGCAGCTCGACACTTTGATCGGCGAGGGCCTGCAAGGCGCACCCTCGCTGGCGGCAGCGCAGGCGCGCCTGCTGAAAGCTGAGGGCAATGCGCAGCAGCAGGGCGCAGCTTTGCTGCCGCAGGTCAGCGCCAACGCTTCGGTCAACTATATGAAGCAGAGCTATAACAATGGCGTGCCGGCAGAGTTTGTGCCGCAGGGCTACAACAACGAAGGCAGCGCCACCCTCAATTTCAGCTACGAAATCGATTTCTGGGGCAAGAACCGCGCCGCGCTGGCCGCCGCCACCTCCGAACTGGAAGCCGCACGCGCCGATGCAGCGCAGGCACGGATCACCTTGTCGACCTCGATTGCCGCGGCCTACGCCGAATTCGAAAGATTGCTGAGCCAGCGCGATACCGCCGAAGCAGCGTTGCAAGTGCGGCGGGAAACCTACGATCTGTTCGAGCAGCGCCGCGTCAACGGCCTGGAAACCCTGGGCAGCGTCAAGCAGGTGCTGGCGCGGCGCGCCATGGCTGAAGCCGATCTGCTGAACGTGACCGAATCCATCAATCTGCAACGCAACAAGCTGGCCACGCTGGTCGGCGCCGGACCGGATCGCGGCCTGCGCCTGCTGCGCCCTGAAATCGACATGTCGCATCCGTTCGGCATGCCGCAGCAGTTGCCGGTCAACCTGCTCGGCCGGCGGCCGGATGTGGTGGCCTCGCGCTTGCGGGTGGAAGCCGCGGCCAAGCAGATCAAGGTGGCCAAGGCGCAGTTTTATCCAAACGTGAACCTGACTGCCTACCTGGGTTTGCAGGCGCTGGGCCTGGGCATGCTGAGCAAGGCCGGTTCCGACGTCGGCAGCATCAGCCCGGCGATTTCGCTGCCGATTTTCGAAGGCGGCCGTTTGCGCGGCCAGTTCCGATCCGCCAGCGGCAGTTACGACGAAGCGGTCGCCAACTACGACAGCGCTGTGACGCAAGCCTTGCAGGACGTGGCCGATGTAGCGGTTAGCGAAAAAGCCTTGTCGGGCCGGCTCGACAAGACGCAAGAGGCGGTCACCGCAGCCGACGATGCTTACCGCATCGCCCGCAATCGCTATGAGGGCGGCCTGGCGACCTATCTGGATGTGCTCAATGCGCAGGACACTTTGCTGACCAACCAGCGCGAGCTGTCGACGCTGCGCTCACGCCTGTTCGCGCTCGATGTCGCGCTGGTGCGCGCGCTGGGCGGCGGCTACCAGCACGATCAGCAGCGCCAGTTGGCTGCGCGCTGA
- a CDS encoding DHA2 family efflux MFS transporter permease subunit: protein MSSTSSSELPVQPLQGVQLLGVGLLLAAANFMAVLDTTIANVSVSTISGALGASSSQGTYVITSYAVAEAITVPLTGWLANRFGAVRVFITSMIMFGIFSALCGFANSLGLLIAFRVMQGLAGGPLIPLSQTLLLRVFPKEKAPAAVGLWAMTTLIAPIAGPILGGVLCDQYSWPYIFYINVPVALICGYIGWKMLKRFESPLVKLPIDKVGLGLMIVWVAALQLMLDKGKELDWFASTTIVALALTAAIGFIAFLIWELTERNPIVDLRVFRHRGYSASVTTICLAFGAFFGATVLTPLWLQGYMGYTATHSGQTTALSGILAVLTAPFVAKLSTKVDPRKLVCCGVLWLGMVTLFRSFNSTDMATFQIGWPLLMQGIGMPLFFVPLTALALSSVNPSETASAAGLMSFCRTMSGAIATSLVNTGWENNATRYHAELAGLVDQAGDAVNNLMQSGMSIDQARASIEQTLQSQSIMLSTNHMFVMAALSFLLGAIAVWFAPKPKRIADTSAAH, encoded by the coding sequence ATGTCATCCACTTCGTCTTCCGAACTGCCGGTGCAGCCGCTGCAGGGCGTGCAATTGCTGGGCGTCGGCCTGCTGCTGGCGGCCGCCAATTTCATGGCGGTGCTCGACACCACCATCGCCAACGTCTCGGTCTCGACCATCTCCGGCGCCCTTGGCGCTTCGTCCAGCCAGGGCACTTACGTGATCACTTCCTATGCGGTGGCGGAGGCAATCACGGTGCCGCTCACCGGCTGGCTGGCCAACCGCTTCGGCGCGGTGCGCGTGTTTATCACGTCGATGATCATGTTCGGCATTTTTTCCGCGCTGTGCGGCTTTGCCAATTCGCTGGGATTGCTGATCGCCTTCCGCGTCATGCAGGGACTGGCCGGCGGCCCGCTGATTCCTTTGTCGCAAACCTTGCTGTTGCGGGTTTTTCCGAAAGAGAAAGCGCCGGCGGCGGTCGGTTTATGGGCCATGACCACCCTGATCGCGCCGATCGCCGGGCCGATACTGGGCGGCGTCCTGTGCGACCAGTACAGCTGGCCCTACATCTTTTACATCAATGTGCCGGTGGCGCTGATTTGCGGCTATATCGGCTGGAAAATGCTGAAGCGTTTCGAGTCGCCGCTGGTGAAGCTGCCGATCGACAAAGTGGGACTGGGGCTGATGATCGTTTGGGTTGCAGCCTTGCAGCTGATGCTGGACAAAGGCAAGGAGCTCGACTGGTTTGCCTCGACCACAATCGTGGCGCTGGCGCTGACCGCCGCGATCGGTTTCATTGCCTTCCTGATCTGGGAGCTGACCGAGCGCAATCCGATTGTCGACCTGCGCGTGTTCCGCCATCGCGGCTATTCGGCCAGCGTCACCACCATCTGCCTGGCCTTCGGCGCTTTCTTCGGCGCCACGGTACTGACGCCGCTGTGGCTGCAAGGCTATATGGGCTATACCGCGACGCATTCGGGCCAGACCACGGCCCTATCCGGTATCCTGGCGGTGCTGACCGCGCCGTTTGTGGCCAAGCTATCGACCAAGGTCGATCCGCGCAAGCTGGTCTGCTGCGGCGTGCTGTGGCTGGGCATGGTGACTTTGTTTCGTAGTTTTAACAGCACCGACATGGCCACCTTCCAGATCGGCTGGCCGCTGCTGATGCAGGGCATCGGCATGCCGCTGTTCTTCGTACCGCTGACGGCGCTGGCGCTGAGCAGCGTGAATCCGTCTGAAACCGCCTCGGCGGCCGGTCTGATGAGTTTTTGCCGCACCATGTCCGGCGCGATTGCGACTTCGCTGGTCAATACCGGTTGGGAAAACAACGCCACCCGCTATCATGCGGAACTGGCCGGACTGGTGGACCAAGCTGGCGACGCCGTCAACAACCTGATGCAGTCCGGCATGTCGATCGACCAGGCGCGCGCCAGCATCGAGCAGACGCTGCAGTCGCAAAGCATCATGCTGTCGACCAATCACATGTTCGTGATGGCGGCGCTGTCGTTCTTGCTGGGGGCGATTGCGGTGTGGTTTGCGCCCAAGCCTAAGCGCATTGCGGATACATCGGCGGCGCATTAA
- a CDS encoding spore coat protein U domain-containing protein encodes MTNTVTIANICTISTIGFTTTYDPIVTNLSTPQTATASVTTTCTIGASPVITLDQGAHANTGSTAAVPLRRLSNGTAFLNYGLFQDSGHVTTWGGTPATAPTAVVATGLATPITIYASIPAAQSQPAATYTDSVIATVTF; translated from the coding sequence ATGACCAATACGGTCACCATCGCCAACATCTGCACCATTTCCACGATTGGCTTCACCACTACCTACGATCCGATTGTCACCAACCTCTCGACGCCTCAGACCGCGACGGCCAGCGTCACCACCACTTGCACCATCGGCGCCAGTCCGGTGATTACCCTGGACCAGGGCGCGCACGCCAATACCGGCTCGACCGCCGCCGTGCCGCTGCGCCGCCTTTCCAACGGCACCGCCTTTCTCAACTACGGCTTGTTTCAAGACAGCGGCCATGTCACAACCTGGGGCGGCACGCCGGCGACCGCGCCTACCGCTGTCGTCGCCACCGGCCTGGCGACCCCGATCACCATCTACGCCAGTATTCCTGCCGCGCAGTCCCAGCCTGCCGCAACCTATACCGACTCTGTCATTGCCACTGTCACCTTCTAG